One segment of Thermococcus profundus DNA contains the following:
- a CDS encoding DHH family phosphoesterase codes for MVVKECPECHGTGKVKVGEKECPVCNGWGYVPADFKIGDKLKGYRNLDYLGVEDEVDEVPCPECHGKGTVPVYDTCPTCGGTGRVLACDICGKIKGPWEPGMETTWVCPDCLRKYKVVYILDKTCDYEDVEVGNVYRGTIDRVERFGVFVKLNPHVTGLIKRKDLLGGREYKPGEEILVQVLDVRPDKREVDLVESALRNYKTVVVRKEIPVTPIGELTKDMAGETVRLQGRVTQIQVTGGPTVFTITDGTGITWVAAFEAPGVRAYPNINVGDIVEVIGKVAFHAGEIQIEASDMARLWGPDAARVKQQIEAELDRRAQPEDVGFLVESEVLEKLKPKIMKAAFMIRRAILEGRPILLRHHADTDGYTSGLALEYAIVPLIEKVSPDPGARWKLFKRRPSRAPFYELEDVLKDIIFMVEDHEKFGDPLPLVVIVDNGGTSEDIPAYKRIRAYGVPIVVIDHHDPREWVSEDKAKVDDYVDVHVNPHHVKRGYYELTAGMLATEVARFINPEVENKIKHLPAIAGTGDRSKAPEFYQYLEIAKKAKGLDEEDLKKIAEVIDHEAYFWKFMDGHGIIDEILLLTGNLQRHRELINAVYPEVKEKQEKALRASLPHVKSVVLPNGIRFNTIDIELFAPKFSYPSPGKLSGLIHDHFKEKYGEDAPILTLAYGPDFAVVRAADGMAAYNFDLNEIIPKLQEALPSAGVEGGGHSYAGSIKFFEGMRKEVLEEFAKQVVKLKKV; via the coding sequence ATGGTAGTAAAAGAGTGTCCCGAGTGCCACGGTACTGGAAAAGTCAAGGTCGGCGAGAAGGAATGCCCGGTGTGCAATGGGTGGGGCTACGTTCCAGCTGACTTCAAGATCGGGGACAAGCTGAAAGGTTACAGAAACCTGGATTACCTCGGCGTTGAAGATGAAGTTGACGAGGTTCCCTGTCCTGAATGCCACGGTAAGGGGACGGTTCCGGTCTACGACACCTGCCCCACATGCGGCGGGACTGGCAGGGTTCTGGCCTGCGACATCTGCGGGAAAATCAAGGGGCCCTGGGAGCCCGGCATGGAGACGACGTGGGTCTGTCCTGACTGCCTCAGGAAGTACAAGGTGGTTTACATTCTCGACAAAACGTGCGATTATGAAGATGTTGAGGTTGGCAACGTTTACAGAGGGACCATAGACCGCGTCGAGCGCTTTGGAGTGTTTGTAAAGCTCAACCCACATGTCACGGGCCTCATCAAGCGGAAAGACCTTCTCGGCGGCAGGGAGTACAAGCCCGGAGAGGAGATACTCGTTCAGGTTCTCGACGTCAGACCCGACAAGCGCGAGGTCGACCTCGTTGAATCCGCCCTCAGAAACTACAAGACCGTCGTCGTGAGGAAGGAGATACCCGTTACCCCGATAGGGGAGCTCACCAAGGACATGGCGGGTGAAACCGTCCGGCTCCAGGGAAGGGTTACACAGATACAGGTCACCGGTGGGCCGACTGTTTTCACCATAACCGACGGAACCGGGATAACATGGGTTGCCGCCTTTGAGGCCCCGGGGGTTAGGGCCTATCCGAACATCAACGTCGGCGACATCGTGGAGGTAATCGGTAAGGTGGCCTTCCACGCGGGGGAGATCCAGATCGAAGCGAGCGACATGGCGAGGCTCTGGGGCCCGGATGCGGCGAGAGTGAAGCAGCAGATAGAGGCCGAACTCGACAGGAGGGCACAGCCCGAGGACGTTGGCTTCTTGGTGGAGAGCGAGGTTCTTGAGAAGCTCAAGCCGAAGATAATGAAGGCGGCATTCATGATAAGGCGCGCTATCCTTGAAGGCAGGCCGATACTCCTCAGGCACCACGCAGACACGGACGGCTACACCTCCGGCCTCGCGTTGGAATACGCCATAGTCCCGCTCATCGAGAAGGTTTCGCCGGATCCTGGAGCACGGTGGAAGCTCTTCAAGAGGAGGCCGAGCAGGGCACCCTTCTACGAGCTTGAGGATGTCCTCAAGGACATAATCTTCATGGTCGAGGATCACGAAAAGTTCGGCGACCCGCTTCCGCTGGTGGTGATAGTGGACAACGGCGGAACCAGCGAGGACATCCCTGCCTATAAGCGCATAAGGGCTTACGGCGTCCCGATAGTGGTCATAGACCACCACGATCCAAGGGAGTGGGTGAGCGAGGACAAGGCCAAGGTGGACGATTACGTCGACGTTCACGTCAATCCGCACCACGTCAAGCGCGGCTACTACGAGCTAACCGCTGGAATGCTCGCTACCGAGGTTGCGAGGTTCATCAACCCCGAAGTTGAGAACAAGATAAAGCACCTCCCGGCAATAGCCGGAACCGGCGACAGGAGCAAGGCTCCGGAGTTCTACCAGTACCTTGAGATAGCGAAGAAAGCTAAAGGCCTCGACGAGGAGGATCTGAAGAAGATAGCCGAAGTTATCGACCACGAGGCCTACTTCTGGAAGTTCATGGACGGACATGGCATAATCGACGAGATACTCCTCCTCACTGGCAACCTGCAGAGGCACCGCGAGCTCATCAACGCGGTCTATCCAGAGGTCAAGGAGAAGCAGGAGAAGGCTCTGAGGGCTTCCCTGCCGCACGTCAAGAGCGTCGTCCTGCCGAACGGCATAAGGTTCAACACGATAGACATAGAGCTCTTTGCTCCGAAGTTTAGCTATCCATCCCCGGGCAAGCTCTCGGGATTAATCCACGACCACTTTAAGGAGAAGTACGGCGAGGACGCTCCGATACTTACCCTCGCCTACGGACCCGACTTCGCGGTGGTTAGGGCAGCGGACGGAATGGCAGCTTATAACTTCGACCTCAACGAGATAATCCCTAAGCTCCAGGAGGCCCTGCCGAGCGCGGGCGTCGAGGGCGGCGGCCACAGCTACGCGGGTTCTATAAAGTTCTTCGAGGGTATGAGGAAAGAAGTTCTTGAGGAGTTCGCGAAGCAAGTAGTGAAGCTGAAGAAGGTTTGA
- a CDS encoding HAD family hydrolase: MKLASFDVWNTLLDINVMLDAMAVELSKLMGACIVDVVEGMMLTRERIKRMRAETAGDPARALEESQELLAELLGIDVELVKRAAARAVMKVGDEIVLPGAKEALKGVKKKDLNVTVTGNVMFWPGSYTRLLLERFGLMDYIDRTFFADEVLAYKPMKEMFEKPLEVFGVRPEEAVHIGDTKEEDFEGALRAGMWAVWINPEAGGVRRIHERGFEVPSVEGILDVMGEIEGNG; encoded by the coding sequence ATGAAGCTGGCCTCATTCGACGTCTGGAACACGCTCCTCGACATAAACGTCATGCTCGACGCGATGGCGGTTGAGCTCTCCAAGCTGATGGGAGCCTGCATAGTGGACGTCGTGGAGGGCATGATGCTCACCAGAGAGAGAATAAAGCGGATGAGGGCCGAAACTGCCGGCGACCCTGCCAGGGCTCTGGAGGAGAGCCAGGAGCTTTTGGCGGAGCTCCTTGGAATCGACGTTGAGCTCGTCAAGAGGGCCGCGGCAAGGGCGGTTATGAAGGTCGGGGACGAGATAGTGCTCCCGGGAGCGAAGGAAGCTCTTAAGGGAGTTAAAAAGAAAGACCTCAATGTAACTGTCACAGGGAACGTGATGTTCTGGCCCGGCTCGTACACGCGCCTCCTTCTCGAACGCTTTGGGCTGATGGACTACATAGACAGGACCTTCTTTGCCGACGAGGTTCTGGCGTATAAGCCTATGAAAGAGATGTTCGAGAAACCGCTCGAGGTTTTCGGTGTGAGGCCGGAGGAAGCAGTTCACATCGGCGACACGAAGGAGGAGGACTTCGAGGGAGCTCTAAGGGCAGGAATGTGGGCCGTCTGGATCAACCCGGAAGCAGGGGGAGTTAGAAGAATCCACGAGCGGGGCTTTGAGGTGCCATCAGTTGAGGGGATTCTTGATGTGATGGGGGAGATTGAGGGGAATGGTTAG
- a CDS encoding type II toxin-antitoxin system VapC family toxin — translation MIVADASVLIKVLLKEPGWEEIGLGTDTATLDYALVEGMNAIWKAVRRNRITEENAKSLVTVLRLLGEGMLLFRAENFFERGLEIALKEGITIYDALYIALAEALNAELHTADEKQYYAARNYVKAKLAR, via the coding sequence GTGATAGTCGCTGATGCATCCGTTCTCATCAAAGTCCTCCTCAAAGAACCCGGCTGGGAGGAAATAGGTCTTGGGACGGACACGGCAACCTTGGACTACGCGCTCGTCGAAGGAATGAACGCCATCTGGAAGGCCGTCAGAAGGAACAGAATAACGGAGGAGAACGCCAAAAGCCTTGTAACGGTTCTGAGGCTCCTAGGGGAGGGGATGCTCCTGTTCCGGGCTGAGAACTTCTTCGAGCGGGGCCTTGAGATAGCCCTTAAGGAGGGCATCACGATTTACGATGCCCTCTACATAGCCCTGGCTGAGGCCCTCAATGCAGAACTCCACACTGCTGATGAGAAACAGTACTATGCAGCTCGGAATTACGTAAAGGCGAAGCTGGCGAGGTAG
- the vapB gene encoding type II toxin-antitoxin system VapB family antitoxin has translation MAVITVRVPDELKLKMRELNINWSKEIREFIRKRIDEEERRKKIDEAMEILKRTPVSVEKGFGAKSVRDDRDSR, from the coding sequence ATGGCGGTCATAACCGTTAGGGTTCCCGACGAGTTGAAGCTCAAGATGCGGGAGCTTAACATAAACTGGAGTAAGGAGATAAGGGAGTTCATACGAAAAAGAATAGACGAAGAGGAGCGGAGGAAAAAGATAGATGAGGCGATGGAAATACTGAAGCGCACTCCCGTCTCGGTTGAAAAGGGCTTTGGGGCAAAATCCGTGAGGGATGACCGTGATAGTCGCTGA
- a CDS encoding DNA polymerase — MILDTDYITEDGKPVIRIFKKENGEFKIDYDRTFEPYIYALLKDDSAIDEVKKITAERHGTVVKVKRAEKVEKKFLGRPAEVWKLYFTHPQDVPAIRDKIRKHPVVIDIYEYDIPFAKRYLIDKGLIPMEGDEELKMLAFDIETLYHEGEEFAEGPILMISYADEEGARVITWKKINLPYVDAVSTEKEMIKRFLRVVKEKDPDVLITYNGDNFDFAYLKKRSEKLGLNFILGRDGSEPKIQRMGDRFAVEVKGRIHFDLYPVIRRTINLPTYTLEAVYEAIFGKPKEKVYAEEIATAWETNEGLERVARYSMEDAKVTYELGKEFFPMEAQLSRLVGQSFWDVARSSTGNLVEWFLLRKAYERNELAPNKPSGREYDERRGGYAGGYVKEPERGLWENIVYLDFRSLYPSIIITHNVSPDTLNREGCREYDTAPQVGHRFCKDFPGFIPSLLGDLLEERQKIKRKMKVTIDPIEKKLLDYRQRAIKILANSFYGYYGYARARWYCKECAESVTAWGREYITMTIGEIEEKYGFKVLYADTDGFFSTIPGADAETVKKKAMEFLKDINSKLPGALELEYEGFYKRGFFVTKKKYALIDEEGKITTRGLEIVRRDWSEIAKETQARVLEALLKDGNVEEAVSIVKEVTEKLSKYEVPPEKLVIHEQITRDLKDYKATGPHVAIAKRLAAKGIKIRPGTVISYIVLKGSGRIGDRAIPFDEFDPTKHKYDADYYIENQVLPAVERILKAFGYRAEDLRYQKTRQVGLGAWLKPKGKG, encoded by the coding sequence ATGATCCTCGATACTGACTATATCACCGAGGATGGAAAGCCCGTCATACGGATTTTCAAGAAGGAAAACGGCGAGTTCAAGATTGACTACGACCGGACTTTTGAGCCCTACATCTATGCCCTCCTGAAGGACGACTCTGCTATTGATGAAGTCAAGAAGATAACCGCCGAGAGACACGGGACTGTAGTGAAGGTCAAGCGTGCCGAGAAAGTGGAGAAGAAGTTTCTCGGCAGGCCGGCTGAGGTCTGGAAGCTCTACTTCACCCACCCGCAGGACGTTCCGGCGATAAGGGATAAGATAAGGAAGCATCCAGTTGTCATCGACATCTACGAGTACGACATACCCTTCGCAAAGAGGTACCTCATCGACAAGGGCTTAATCCCAATGGAAGGTGACGAGGAGCTTAAGATGCTCGCCTTCGACATCGAGACGCTCTACCACGAGGGCGAGGAGTTCGCCGAGGGGCCCATTCTAATGATAAGCTACGCCGACGAGGAAGGGGCGAGGGTTATAACCTGGAAGAAGATCAACCTCCCCTACGTTGACGCCGTCTCAACCGAGAAGGAGATGATAAAGCGCTTCCTCCGCGTTGTGAAGGAGAAGGACCCCGACGTGCTCATAACCTACAACGGCGACAACTTTGACTTCGCCTACCTGAAGAAGCGCTCTGAAAAGCTCGGGCTGAACTTCATCCTTGGAAGGGATGGGAGCGAGCCGAAAATCCAGAGAATGGGCGACCGCTTCGCCGTCGAGGTGAAGGGGAGGATACACTTTGACCTCTATCCCGTGATAAGAAGAACGATAAACCTGCCCACTTATACGCTTGAGGCAGTCTACGAGGCCATCTTTGGAAAGCCGAAGGAGAAGGTTTACGCTGAGGAGATAGCTACCGCCTGGGAAACCAACGAGGGACTTGAGAGGGTCGCTCGCTACTCAATGGAGGACGCGAAGGTTACCTACGAGCTCGGAAAGGAGTTCTTTCCGATGGAGGCACAGCTTTCCCGGCTGGTCGGCCAGAGCTTCTGGGACGTCGCGCGCTCAAGTACGGGCAATCTGGTCGAGTGGTTCCTCCTGAGAAAGGCCTACGAGCGGAACGAGCTGGCCCCGAACAAGCCCTCTGGAAGGGAGTACGATGAGAGGCGCGGTGGATACGCGGGCGGCTACGTCAAGGAACCAGAGAGGGGCCTGTGGGAGAACATAGTCTATTTGGACTTCCGCTCACTGTATCCCTCTATCATAATCACTCACAACGTTTCACCCGACACTCTAAACCGCGAGGGTTGCAGGGAGTATGACACCGCTCCTCAGGTTGGTCATCGCTTCTGCAAGGACTTTCCAGGTTTTATCCCAAGCCTCCTCGGAGACCTGCTCGAGGAGAGACAAAAGATAAAGAGGAAGATGAAGGTGACAATTGACCCAATCGAGAAGAAGCTCCTCGATTACAGGCAGCGGGCGATTAAAATCCTGGCAAACAGCTTTTACGGTTACTATGGCTATGCAAGAGCTCGCTGGTACTGCAAGGAGTGTGCCGAGAGCGTCACTGCCTGGGGAAGGGAGTACATAACGATGACCATTGGAGAAATAGAGGAAAAATACGGATTTAAAGTCCTATATGCGGATACTGATGGCTTCTTTTCCACAATCCCCGGGGCTGACGCCGAAACTGTCAAAAAGAAGGCGATGGAATTTCTTAAGGATATCAACTCCAAACTCCCTGGAGCTCTTGAGCTTGAGTACGAAGGCTTCTACAAGCGCGGTTTCTTCGTCACCAAGAAGAAGTACGCTTTAATAGACGAGGAAGGCAAGATAACGACGCGTGGACTTGAAATCGTGAGGCGTGACTGGAGCGAGATAGCCAAGGAGACGCAGGCGAGAGTTTTGGAGGCCCTTCTGAAGGACGGTAACGTTGAGGAGGCCGTGAGCATTGTTAAAGAAGTTACCGAAAAGCTTAGCAAGTACGAGGTTCCTCCGGAGAAGCTCGTTATCCACGAGCAGATAACGAGGGATCTAAAGGACTACAAGGCCACCGGCCCGCACGTGGCCATAGCGAAGAGGTTGGCAGCGAAGGGAATTAAAATCCGGCCAGGGACGGTCATCAGCTACATCGTGCTCAAGGGCTCTGGAAGGATAGGCGACAGGGCGATTCCCTTCGACGAGTTCGACCCGACGAAACACAAGTACGACGCCGATTACTACATCGAAAACCAGGTTCTCCCTGCGGTGGAGAGGATTCTGAAGGCCTTTGGCTACCGGGCTGAGGATTTACGCTACCAGAAGACGAGGCAGGTTGGGCTTGGGGCTTGGTTAAAGCCGAAGGGGAAGGGGTGA
- a CDS encoding RsmB/NOP family class I SAM-dependent RNA methyltransferase, with protein MELFYRVSFQEVVADALSLVEERELSSKHALERVFRRVAGRDREKARGLAHAYVFEIEKWRAKIDFMINSVLKGSKVEDLDPYLANLLRIGTFEIHFRKVPPAVATDSIVRVVKEKFDFSKAKFVNALMHSIEKFDVEKALKRLKERDRIEWLSVRFSHPRWYVEYVIGLFGYEEAVRLLLSNNRPQRYYVRANTLKTDVDSLRDYLEEKGVRTALTPVPDVLKVLEYKTPVTRLDWYKEGKFVIQDLASAYVAHVLSPEPGERLLDLAAAPGSKTFHAAALMENKGEIIAVDYSYDRLMRMKEKAKILGVKNVRFVHADGQSFKDKGKFDKIILDAPCSSSGTYRQFPEVKWRFDDAKIRKIISVQRNMLRNAYENLKEGGEMTYSTCSIRMDEDEENVLFAVNKVGLELLNYDFSWGDRGFLEIGERVFRAWTHRHDCNSFFIAKLRKG; from the coding sequence ATGGAGCTGTTTTACCGAGTGAGCTTCCAGGAAGTGGTCGCCGATGCCTTAAGCCTCGTGGAAGAGCGTGAGCTGTCATCGAAGCACGCCTTGGAGAGGGTCTTCAGGAGGGTAGCAGGGAGAGACAGAGAGAAGGCTCGAGGCTTAGCCCATGCCTACGTCTTTGAGATCGAGAAGTGGAGGGCTAAAATAGACTTCATGATCAACTCCGTCCTCAAAGGCTCGAAGGTTGAAGACCTCGATCCTTACCTCGCCAACCTTCTCAGAATAGGAACTTTTGAGATACATTTCCGCAAAGTTCCCCCAGCTGTGGCTACGGACTCTATAGTCAGGGTTGTCAAGGAGAAGTTTGATTTTTCCAAAGCCAAGTTCGTCAACGCCTTGATGCACTCGATAGAAAAGTTCGACGTCGAGAAGGCTTTGAAGAGGCTAAAGGAGAGGGATAGGATAGAATGGCTCTCCGTCCGCTTCTCCCATCCTCGATGGTATGTGGAATACGTTATAGGCCTCTTCGGCTACGAAGAAGCGGTGAGGCTCCTCCTAAGCAACAACAGGCCGCAGAGGTACTACGTTAGGGCGAACACTCTAAAGACAGATGTTGATTCCCTCCGCGACTACCTTGAGGAGAAGGGGGTTAGAACTGCATTAACCCCAGTTCCGGACGTTCTCAAAGTCCTCGAGTACAAAACGCCCGTTACGAGGCTGGACTGGTACAAAGAGGGTAAGTTCGTAATCCAGGATTTAGCGAGTGCCTACGTAGCCCACGTACTCTCTCCAGAGCCGGGGGAAAGGTTGCTCGATCTGGCCGCCGCCCCAGGCTCAAAGACCTTCCACGCCGCTGCGCTCATGGAGAACAAGGGCGAGATTATAGCGGTGGACTACTCCTACGACAGGCTTATGCGCATGAAGGAGAAGGCGAAAATTCTGGGTGTTAAGAACGTCCGCTTCGTCCACGCCGACGGCCAGAGCTTCAAGGACAAGGGGAAGTTCGACAAAATCATCCTCGATGCGCCCTGCTCAAGCTCCGGAACCTACCGTCAGTTCCCGGAGGTGAAGTGGCGCTTCGACGACGCCAAAATCAGGAAGATAATCAGCGTCCAGAGGAACATGCTCCGCAATGCTTACGAGAACCTCAAAGAAGGCGGAGAGATGACTTACTCAACCTGCTCTATCAGGATGGATGAGGACGAGGAGAACGTCCTCTTCGCGGTCAATAAGGTTGGGTTGGAGCTTCTGAACTACGACTTCAGCTGGGGCGATAGGGGCTTCCTCGAGATTGGGGAGAGAGTTTTCAGAGCGTGGACTCACAGGCATGACTGCAACAGCTTCTTCATTGCGAAGTTGAGAAAGGGTTAA
- a CDS encoding PIN domain-containing protein gives MSTLRNTGTFLDSSVIVNLIVETELTKLAENVIEHRPLLTSETVIDESIYVIIRKLFALHGIRNRFDVKEKITTPEGKEIIREAIELVMNLLEDKGVGVLRDADIYLTMATMEKYGLLPHDAKILATMFQNGIRRLATFDRDFRNVSGIVLLPENYWRRKE, from the coding sequence GTGAGTACCTTGAGGAATACAGGGACGTTCCTGGACAGTAGCGTGATCGTTAACCTCATTGTCGAAACCGAGCTAACGAAACTCGCAGAGAACGTTATTGAACACCGCCCTCTTTTGACCTCCGAAACCGTCATAGATGAGAGTATCTACGTAATAATCCGGAAGCTCTTTGCACTTCATGGTATCAGGAATCGCTTTGACGTTAAGGAAAAGATAACCACTCCGGAAGGCAAAGAAATCATTAGAGAAGCAATAGAGCTCGTTATGAACCTCCTTGAGGATAAGGGCGTGGGTGTACTCCGGGATGCAGACATATACCTAACTATGGCCACGATGGAGAAATACGGCCTTCTCCCGCATGATGCAAAGATACTGGCCACAATGTTTCAAAACGGGATTAGACGGCTGGCAACATTTGATAGGGACTTCAGAAATGTTTCTGGAATTGTTTTACTTCCAGAAAATTACTGGAGAAGAAAAGAGTGA
- a CDS encoding TIGR00296 family protein, with protein MYRIKDEWGEFLVRLARRAVEEYVRHGKTIKPPEDTPPELWEKMGVFVTLNNRHAPPQTALRGCIGFPLPVYPLVEATIKAAIYAAVDDPRFPPVRESELDDLVVEVSVLTPPEPIEGPPEERPKKIKVGRDGLIVEKGIYSGLLLPQVPIEWGWDEEEFLAQTCWKAGLPPDCWLDEDTKVYRFTAEVFEEEKPWGPVRRKPLV; from the coding sequence ATGTACCGCATAAAAGACGAATGGGGTGAGTTCCTCGTCAGGCTCGCGAGGAGGGCCGTTGAGGAATACGTGAGGCACGGGAAGACCATCAAGCCACCTGAAGACACCCCGCCTGAGCTGTGGGAGAAGATGGGCGTCTTCGTCACGCTCAACAACCGTCACGCCCCTCCGCAGACGGCGCTGAGGGGATGCATAGGATTCCCGCTCCCGGTATATCCGCTCGTTGAGGCGACGATAAAGGCTGCTATCTATGCCGCCGTTGATGATCCTCGCTTCCCGCCGGTGAGGGAGAGCGAGCTCGACGACTTAGTTGTAGAGGTCAGCGTCCTAACGCCCCCGGAGCCCATAGAAGGTCCGCCGGAGGAGAGGCCGAAGAAGATCAAGGTCGGCAGGGATGGGCTGATAGTTGAGAAGGGCATCTACTCCGGCCTACTTCTCCCTCAGGTACCGATCGAGTGGGGCTGGGACGAGGAAGAGTTTTTGGCCCAGACATGCTGGAAGGCCGGCCTTCCGCCCGACTGCTGGCTCGATGAGGACACGAAGGTCTACCGCTTTACTGCTGAGGTCTTTGAGGAAGAAAAACCCTGGGGGCCGGTTAGGAGGAAGCCGCTGGTGTGA
- a CDS encoding MTH1187 family thiamine-binding protein produces the protein MVIVEFVVVPLGEKSLSRYVAEVVKFLDRRGVKYQLTPMSTIIEVSTLKEAFEIIGEAHELMFKLGAERVSTTVRVDDRRDRQVHMEDKVKSVLEKARGG, from the coding sequence GTGGTTATTGTGGAGTTCGTGGTGGTTCCCCTCGGTGAGAAAAGCCTGAGCCGGTACGTAGCTGAAGTGGTAAAGTTTTTAGATAGGAGGGGGGTTAAATACCAACTGACGCCCATGTCAACGATAATTGAGGTTTCGACTTTGAAGGAGGCCTTTGAGATAATTGGCGAAGCTCACGAACTCATGTTCAAGCTTGGGGCCGAGAGGGTATCAACAACGGTGAGGGTCGACGACAGAAGGGACAGGCAGGTCCATATGGAGGACAAGGTGAAATCAGTGCTGGAAAAGGCCCGCGGGGGGTAG
- a CDS encoding DUF373 family protein, with translation MKVLVLAIDRDDDFGKKAGVKGPVVGKGKCIDAALKLSLADPEDSDANVVYAAVRLYDELKKSGEFEDVEVALITGHPDVGVKSDLELGRQLDEVLERFPADGVIPVTDGAEDEQVFPILSSRLPIVSSRRVVVKQNETIETTYYVIYRYIKEILSDPEASKVFLGIPGLIFLLYGVGKLISVSYPQSMSIISNIVVGIILLFIGGYAFTKGFRIQIFKAIMNEFIQVIFGVSGLLIIIAGMINSYANIDVYAQELLNEIPQPGLIKFILYVHSINTTIIIGIAVILIGRIVQAYLRKDHHIWYNIAGLLILPTFWIIVDVTSRYALSVINFHSFKTIMEISAAFADVIFSVMIATFIRKYFIEWASGGELEAGRSDQEVRVAEKAT, from the coding sequence ATGAAGGTTTTAGTGCTGGCCATCGATAGGGATGATGACTTCGGTAAAAAAGCTGGGGTTAAGGGTCCGGTTGTGGGTAAGGGCAAGTGTATAGACGCCGCGTTGAAGCTCAGCCTCGCCGATCCAGAGGACAGTGATGCAAACGTCGTCTACGCCGCGGTTAGGCTCTACGATGAACTGAAAAAAAGCGGCGAGTTTGAGGACGTTGAGGTCGCCCTTATAACCGGCCACCCCGATGTCGGCGTTAAAAGCGACCTGGAGCTCGGCAGGCAGCTCGACGAGGTTCTTGAAAGGTTTCCTGCTGATGGCGTTATACCCGTCACCGACGGTGCCGAGGATGAGCAGGTCTTCCCGATCCTCTCCTCCCGCCTTCCAATAGTGAGTTCCAGGAGGGTCGTTGTCAAGCAGAACGAAACCATTGAGACCACCTACTACGTTATCTACCGCTACATCAAGGAGATCCTCAGCGACCCGGAGGCTTCAAAGGTCTTTCTTGGCATCCCCGGTTTGATATTCCTGCTGTATGGTGTTGGAAAGCTCATATCCGTCAGCTACCCCCAGAGCATGAGCATAATCTCAAACATTGTGGTGGGCATAATACTGCTCTTCATCGGTGGCTACGCTTTTACCAAGGGATTCCGCATTCAGATATTCAAGGCCATTATGAACGAGTTCATTCAGGTCATCTTTGGCGTCTCGGGCCTCCTCATAATCATAGCCGGCATGATAAACTCCTACGCCAACATAGACGTATACGCCCAAGAGCTGTTGAATGAGATACCCCAGCCCGGGCTCATAAAGTTCATACTCTACGTCCACTCAATAAACACCACTATCATAATCGGTATAGCTGTCATCCTCATAGGTCGCATCGTTCAGGCATACCTCAGAAAGGATCATCATATATGGTACAACATAGCCGGACTGCTGATACTGCCTACTTTCTGGATAATAGTGGATGTTACAAGCCGTTATGCACTTTCGGTAATAAACTTCCACTCTTTCAAGACCATAATGGAGATCTCGGCGGCCTTTGCCGACGTGATATTCAGCGTAATGATCGCGACGTTTATTAGGAAGTACTTCATCGAGTGGGCCAGTGGTGGTGAGCTTGAAGCTGGAAGAAGCGATCAGGAAGTACGAGTTGCTGAGAAAGCAACGTGA